A region from the Pontixanthobacter aestiaquae genome encodes:
- a CDS encoding alpha/beta fold hydrolase — protein MTIRLIEWRERAQHFEFEGHRIAYWTAGTGKPLLMVHGFPTASWDWAPIWERMSSEHSLIAADMLGFGLSDKPRSGPRSGYSIHWQTDMQLALLEHLGITEFDALVHDYGVSVGQELLARQEECSGAAGLGKMVFLNGGIFPDQHRARPIQKLGVSPLGFLVSRMLSRKGFGKSFSAVFGPDTQPSEQDLDEFWSLIAEQDGNRIFHKLLHYIGDRRNNEARWVGALKYSEDRIGLINGAKDPVSGEHAFRRWAGHVPLAKAHLLPNVGHYPQVEAPREVAEKALEWLA, from the coding sequence ATGACGATCAGATTGATTGAGTGGCGCGAACGAGCGCAGCATTTCGAGTTCGAGGGACACAGGATCGCCTATTGGACCGCCGGAACAGGCAAGCCGCTGCTCATGGTTCATGGCTTCCCGACCGCCTCATGGGATTGGGCGCCCATCTGGGAGCGGATGAGCAGTGAGCACAGCCTGATCGCTGCCGACATGCTTGGCTTCGGCTTGTCCGACAAGCCTCGTTCAGGGCCGCGCTCGGGCTATTCGATCCACTGGCAAACCGACATGCAATTGGCGCTGCTTGAACATTTGGGCATCACAGAGTTTGATGCGCTCGTCCATGATTATGGCGTATCGGTCGGTCAGGAATTACTCGCGCGGCAAGAAGAATGCAGCGGAGCCGCTGGCCTCGGCAAAATGGTATTCCTCAATGGCGGTATCTTCCCCGACCAGCACCGCGCCCGCCCGATCCAAAAGCTGGGGGTATCACCGCTGGGTTTTCTGGTGAGCCGGATGCTCAGCCGCAAAGGCTTCGGGAAAAGCTTCTCTGCCGTATTCGGACCCGATACCCAGCCAAGCGAGCAAGACCTAGATGAGTTCTGGTCTCTCATCGCCGAGCAGGACGGCAATCGTATCTTCCACAAGCTGCTCCACTATATCGGCGACCGCCGCAATAATGAGGCGCGCTGGGTTGGAGCGCTTAAATATTCCGAGGATCGCATCGGTCTGATCAATGGAGCCAAAGATCCTGTTTCAGGTGAACACGCGTTCCGCCGCTGGGCCGGTCACGTGCCTCTGGCAAAAGCGCATCTGT
- a CDS encoding aspartate-semialdehyde dehydrogenase, which produces MGYRVAVVGATGNVGREVMAILAEREFPIEEVAAVASSRSHGSEVEFGETGKMLKCKNIEHFDWSGWDIALFAAGSGPAKQYAPKAAAAGCVVIDNSSLYRMDPDVPLIVPEVNPDDIDGYTKRNIIANPNCSTAQMVVALKPLHDAATIKRVVVSTYQSVSGAGKSGMDELFEQSRAIFVGDKPEPETFTKQIAFNVIPHIDVFLDDGSTKEEWKMVAETKKILDPKIKLSATCVRVPVFVGHSEAINIEFENEISAKEAQEILREAPGIMLVDKREDGGYVTPVECAGDSATYVSRVREDPTVDNGLVLWCVSDNLRKGAALNAVQIAELLGRKHLKKG; this is translated from the coding sequence TTGGGTTATCGGGTAGCGGTTGTCGGCGCGACAGGGAATGTCGGCCGCGAAGTTATGGCAATCTTGGCGGAACGCGAGTTTCCGATCGAGGAAGTTGCTGCCGTCGCCAGTTCGCGCAGCCATGGCAGCGAAGTCGAGTTCGGCGAAACCGGCAAAATGCTCAAATGCAAGAATATCGAGCATTTCGATTGGAGCGGTTGGGATATTGCCCTGTTCGCGGCAGGGTCAGGCCCGGCAAAGCAATATGCACCTAAGGCCGCTGCGGCAGGCTGCGTCGTCATTGATAACAGCTCGCTCTACCGGATGGACCCCGATGTACCGTTGATCGTTCCGGAAGTGAATCCGGACGATATTGACGGCTATACCAAGCGCAATATTATCGCGAACCCCAACTGTTCGACCGCGCAGATGGTCGTCGCGCTGAAGCCGCTGCATGATGCGGCCACAATCAAGCGCGTTGTCGTCTCGACTTACCAGTCGGTATCGGGTGCGGGCAAATCGGGTATGGACGAACTGTTCGAGCAAAGCCGCGCGATCTTTGTGGGCGACAAGCCCGAACCGGAAACTTTCACCAAGCAGATCGCTTTCAATGTGATTCCGCATATCGACGTCTTCCTTGACGATGGATCGACCAAGGAAGAGTGGAAGATGGTCGCGGAAACCAAGAAGATCCTCGATCCGAAGATTAAACTGAGCGCGACCTGTGTACGGGTGCCGGTTTTTGTCGGCCATTCCGAAGCGATCAACATCGAATTCGAGAATGAGATTTCCGCCAAGGAAGCGCAGGAAATCCTGCGCGAGGCGCCAGGCATTATGCTCGTCGATAAGCGCGAGGACGGCGGTTACGTCACCCCGGTCGAATGCGCCGGTGACAGCGCAACCTATGTCAGCCGCGTGCGTGAAGACCCGACGGTGGATAACGGCCTGGTGCTATGGTGCGTATCCGATAATTTGCGCAAGGGCGCGGCTTTGAACGCAGTGCAGATTGCCGAATTGCTCGGGCGCAAGCATCTGAAGAAGGGGTGA
- a CDS encoding 2-hydroxychromene-2-carboxylate isomerase, with the protein MTLKADLYFSFRSPYSYLAIGRYRALTEMFDVEIDLRVVWPIAIRDPDILFSGNPNVGRYIMTDSMRTAQMLDIPYRWPRPDPVVQDFATKEVAEDQPYIHRICRLGQAAARRGKGLVFADEASKLIFDGKTDNWHEGDHLAGAAARAGLDFAELEAEAASDAEVLDAEIAANQDALEAAGHWGVPTLVFEGEPFFGQDRIEMVLWRMNEKGLTER; encoded by the coding sequence ATGACCCTCAAAGCAGACCTCTATTTCTCCTTCCGTTCGCCTTACAGCTATCTCGCGATCGGTCGCTACCGCGCACTGACCGAGATGTTTGATGTGGAGATTGATCTGCGCGTCGTATGGCCGATTGCGATCCGGGATCCTGACATATTGTTTTCCGGCAATCCCAATGTCGGGCGGTATATTATGACGGATTCGATGCGGACCGCGCAAATGTTGGATATCCCTTACCGCTGGCCCAGGCCGGATCCAGTAGTGCAGGATTTCGCCACGAAAGAAGTCGCCGAGGATCAGCCCTATATCCACCGGATTTGCAGGCTGGGGCAGGCAGCAGCGCGGCGCGGCAAAGGCTTGGTCTTCGCAGACGAAGCCTCAAAGCTCATATTTGATGGGAAGACCGACAATTGGCACGAGGGCGATCATCTGGCCGGTGCCGCCGCCCGTGCTGGTTTGGATTTCGCCGAACTTGAAGCAGAGGCTGCCTCCGACGCAGAAGTATTGGATGCCGAAATCGCCGCCAATCAGGATGCGCTGGAGGCGGCGGGCCATTGGGGCGTGCCAACGCTGGTGTTCGAAGGAGAACCGTTCTTCGGGCAGGACCGCATCGAAATGGTCCTGTGGCGGATGAATGAGAAGGGGTTGACGGAGCGGTGA